gcactattcacaatagcgaagatatggaatcaacctaagtgttcatgaatggatgaatggataaagaaaatatgagatatatagagagagatatatatagatacatacacactatatatacacacactgtatATAGTATagagagtgtatatatatatatccaatgtgatacgcgcacacacacacacacacacagtggcctattattcagccaaaaaaaggaataaaatcctgtcatttgcagaaacatgaatggaactggaggttattgtgttaagtgaaataaatcaagtagagaaagacaaatatcacatgttcctacacatgtttGGGAGCTTAAAAGGTGgatctcagctgggcatggtggctcacgcctgtaatcccagcactttgggaggccaaggcaggcggatcacctgaggtcaggagtttgagaccagcctcgccaacatggtgaaaccccgtctctactaaaaatacaaaaattagccgggtgtggtggcacacacctgtaatcccagctactcaggaggctgaggcaggagaatcgcttgaacctgggaagcggagtttgcagtgagccggaaaaagaaaaaaagtggatctcacaGAAGTAatgaatagaatggtggttaccagaggccggaaagggtgggggtaggggaaaAATAGAGGGTGGCTGATGGggacaaaaatacagttaggtagaagaaataagttctagtattcaatagcacagtaggaaaattatagttaataatttacTGTATGTTTCAAAATCGCTAAAAGAGAATTgtaatgttcctaacacaaagaaaagataaatgcttgaggtgatggatatcctaattacactgatttgatcattacacattgtatacatgtatcaaaatatcacatgtacctccaaaatatctacaactatgatatatcaattctaaaaatacaaaaaaaaaatcattaaactaTAGGGCATCTAGGTGGTAGAAAATAATGCAACTTAACAGCAGTATGGAAATATGGAGCAGTCTTcaaaatattaagttaaaaaagaaaaggaaagaaaaaaggagaagggtATGCTAACAATTGATTATgtcttttatgaaaattatatatatatatgtttttatccATGCATAAACTATTAATGGAAGGATTCCCAAGAAACATATCACTGGCTGCCTctggtgaaaaggaaaaagatttcaAAGCCCCAAGCATGAGAGTCTTacttttcattgtttatatttttcattttattttgatttttaccaTGTATAGataatatatcttaaaataaaatcaaaattatatttaaaattttaagactaTTATATCCTTTGTATATATAACTTTTGCATCACTTTTGAAACTCTACTCAAGGAAAAcaatattaaaagcaaaatacCTGTCAGTAAATTATAGAATAGCCAAATGCAAAAATTTAAAGCAGCAATTAAAATTAACAtcacactttttaaataatattgtgaAGTCTTTGGTTAATGTATTCatccatgaaataaaatttttgagtGCTTATATTACATCTTAACACATACtgctaaaagacaaaaacaagacacAAAATTATCTCTAGATAATGATGTagactgtttaaaaataaaacagaaaattggaAGTAAATCAAATACTAACATTTGTTATCTGTTAGTGATAAGACTGTTGTTAATATATGTGGACATGCTTATTAGACATACAAGTGATGATGAAAAATAGTTATTCCAACTCTtctgtttagaatttttttgctttttttgttattCCTCTGTGGAATATTTCCAGAAGTCAAATAAAGTTGAGGGTCATTCATGAATAAAAGGAGCTGGTTCATTATTGAGGGGCTCTTACCAAGAcacttaactttttgttttgttttgttttttaagacagggtctcactcggttgtccaggctggggtgcagtggcacaatctcggctcacggcaacctccgcctcccaggttcaatgattctcatgcctcagcctcccgagtagctgggattacagacaggcaccactacacccagctaatttttgtatgctcagcagagatgagattttgccatgttagccaggtcagtctcgagctcctgacctcaaattatctgcctgtctcagcctcccaaagtgctgggagtacaggcatgaaccacgacGCTCAGCCCCTTAGCTGAACTTTTAAACAGAGATTCCTTCTATTTCAGACAGACACTGAGACTGAGGCACCCATTCCATGGATACCTCCACCAGTGTTACCTATGACTCCAGCCTCCAGATTTCCCAGTTCATCCTGATGGGATTACCAGGCATTCATGAGTGGCAGCACTGGCTCTCCCTGCCCCTGACTCTGCTCTACCTCTTAGCTCCTGGTGCCAATCTcctcatcattatcaccattcaACATGAGACCGTGCTACATGAACCCATGTACCATTTGCTGGGCATATTAGCAGTGGTGGACATTGGCCTGGCCACCACCATCATGCCCAAGATCCTGGCCATCTTCTGGTTTGATGCCAAGGCCATCAGCCTCCCCATGTGTTTTGCTGAGATCTATGCCATCCACTGCTTCTTCTGCATAGAGTCAGGCATCTTTCTCTGCATGGCAGTAGACAGATATATAGCCATCTGTCGCCCTCTTCAGTACCCCTCCATAGTCACTAAAGCTTTTGTCTTCAAAGCCACAGGGTTCATCATGCTCAAGAATGGCCTCTTGACCATCCCAGTGCCTATACTGGCTGCCCAAAGAC
This genomic window from Pan troglodytes isolate AG18354 chromosome 9, NHGRI_mPanTro3-v2.0_pri, whole genome shotgun sequence contains:
- the OR56B4 gene encoding olfactory receptor 56B4 is translated as MDTSTSVTYDSSLQISQFILMGLPGIHEWQHWLSLPLTLLYLLAPGANLLIIITIQHETVLHEPMYHLLGILAVVDIGLATTIMPKILAIFWFDAKAISLPMCFAEIYAIHCFFCIESGIFLCMAVDRYIAICRPLQYPSIVTKAFVFKATGFIMLKNGLLTIPVPILAAQRHYCSRNEIEHCLCSNLGVISLACDDITVNKFYQLMLAWVLVGSDMALIFSSYAVILHSVLRLNSAEAMSKALSTCNSHLILILFYTGIIVLSVTHLAEKKIPLIPVFLNVLHNVIPPALNPLACALRMHKLRLGFQRLLGLGQDVSK